The following is a genomic window from Neurospora crassa OR74A linkage group III, whole genome shotgun sequence.
GTTGAGACCCTTTGCAAGTGTGACTTCGCCAAGCCAGCTCTCACCGAGTGCGGCTCTAGACCCGGCCCTaccggcggcagcagcgctGACCCCATCACCACTACCTCTGCTCCCGTCCCTGGCCGCGGCTACGGCGGTGGTTCAAATCCTTCCAGCTCTGGCTCGTCCCACTGCCCTGCCGCTATCTCTGTCCCTGGGGGTCACTGCGGCACCGACAATTGGGTTTGCGCTGAGCAGTTCAAGGCTATTTTCCAGTGCGCCGTCAGCTTCATCCAGGACGCTTCCGTTTCCGTCGGCTGCAAGAAGGGTGAACAAGGAGGAGACTCAAGGTCTTGTCTCAGCCATGTCCTGTCTGGCTAAAGTGTCACCAAGGGCGCCCAGGTAATCTCGACCGTCGAGGCTCTGCGTCTGTTAACGCTCCCGCTCCTACTTCTACCACTTGCGGTGCTGTTGCCCAGCACTAGATGCGTTGGCCTAACGGCTGTCATCTCCGCTGCTCTTCTGAGTTCAGTCAGCGCAGGATAAACATGATGAACTCGTTTCTTTTCTACTGTTTCTTCTTTGGGTATTCTGGAACGAGGAAAGCTGTTCTACACATGATGGCTTGATGAACCTTGATGCTCAATTGAGACAAGTGTTGACGAATGTCTGCTGCCAATGTGCCTGTTTGGTTTTacgagtgagtgagtgattGCCTGCAGGGGGAAATGGAAGTGAGCTGGTATGACGTACTTGTCTCTGTTGGTTGTTGATCAAACGTTCGCGGTGGTTGCTGCAAGGTGTGGAGTTGGAAAGGAGGTCGGTGTTTCTTTGACGACACTCGTTGGATAGAGCGCGGAGTTAAGCCTCACTTGGCTATGACGACATTTGTTGATTTGCGCTGGAATGACTGCTCGATCTGCTTTCAATTGGTCTTTTTCCGATCCGCGATGGTGAGATTTCCAGTTGGCCTGAGTTGACTATAGCGACGTTGTTGACTTTACTGGGCACAAACGCTAAGATCGGCTTTCTATTAGTCTGCATGCTAACGATGGAAAGATCTCACAAAGCGGCTACCGGTCATGGTGTGTTTGTCGGTGTGCCGTTGTGACGGAGGACCGTACTGCAcggcacagcacagcacgcTTGGCCCCGATCGCTGGCCAGTCACAAGCCAGTGAGCGGTGTGACTTTTGGCGGAATGCCCGGACAGGAAGGCCGCAGAAATGGCCATGACCGCCAAGGTGTTTACCTTCGGAGCGCCGTCATCCGCGATAATCTCCCATCAATCGGAGAGCTTCCATCGTCTAAGTGCTGAGCCAACATGCCGCTTCGGGCATCCCGACTTCCTCTTGGCGCCGTACCGCGTCCCTCACGCGCCTTAGCAGCATGACCAACATGAACTCCTCCAAAAGTGAGCCAAGACACGCATACATAATCACATCGCCGAGAGACTGCGATCCCGTTGACGACACGGCCCGCGCAGAGCGCGGAGGCTTGCTGTCAATGGCTGCCAAGTGTTAACAGCGTTTACGGCGGAGTTCAGCGGACTTATTGTTGGCGTCTTTTGGGATCTGTTAGTGTCTGTTAGTGGCATTGCTGGGCCCATTCCTCTCTCCGCCTCCAGCATCCCCGCGGTCAAGGCTGTGTTTTGTCCATCACAGTCCACATGGAGCTGTTTCAGGACGAGGAGATCTGGGGAAGGAAAGACATCGCTGGGACTGATGGAGTTGTTCTCGCTGGCCATCAGGGTCGGTTGTAGCGGTTATGCGGGGCAGGCCCGCCCGCCCACGGGGCTCCATCTCAGACggtttttcctccttcagcaGCGGTGGGGGTTTGTTTTGATGTTGAAAATTTGgctgaaaagaaaaaggggggttTACATATTTGTTGTGTTCCTGGCTGTTGTTGCGGGCTTGAAGGTCCGTCCAATCCTTGTGATTCACTGAACACCGTGCCTCCTTCAatttcttcttgtccttcttatcttttcttcctttccccttCATTTCACTCACGTCTTTGTTCGAGGTGGCCGTGATGGGGACTGGCAACATCGAGCCCATTCAATCAACAAACCCAATGGCAATGAAAATTTCCGACACATGGGCTTAACGTGGGCAATATCCAACCATGCCGTCGCAATCTCTGTTATCTTTGACCCCTGGAAACGGGTTCCTGTCACACTGCCTGTCAAATACTCTGGGCGCGGGTAGGACATGCTTTCCGTCTGGAAAAGGAGATGATCATCATTGCATTGCCGCACTTTTAGGCGTTTCTAGCCGTTTTTAGAACCTCTTGGGCAACTTCTTGGGCAACCTCTTGGGCAACAACCTCTTGGACCAAGTCGGAGATATCAGTGGGCGTCTTGGCCTTCGGTTCAGGGTGTGGTGGCTGCCCTTGGCTTTTTTTTCACCTTTTTAAACTGCTTGGCTCTGCTTGGCAAGGTACTGGGCGACGACGACTCACCTTCACGTCATCCATGCTTTTACTGCAACATTGTGACAGTATCAACCCCTGAAAGAAGagcacccccccccccccccctcaaAGTGCAAGTAACCCCCAAAGTGCACAAGGATTGGGCGGCCGGAATTGTTCTCCCATATAAAACCTGCAAACTGCAAAGTACATACTCTTTGATGAGGATTTGCATCTACAGGGTTTTGATCTTGGAATGAGAAGAACATCTGACCCGGTTACTGGGGCTCTGAAGGCCCCCATTTTTTGATGTAGTTGGGTGCTCTGGTGTGGCTAGAAGTTGTCTTAGACTATGGTCTGTGCACCAGATGCCCCGAGTGCAAAACACCGACAAGGTGCAAAGAAATCTGGGGGCCCCAACTGTTAGAACTTTCAGGGGTTGATACTCGACTGGAGTgtatctttcttcttcgaccccccccttcttcctccttccccccttttcttttttgcttcGCTGAGCCTCAACTGACTGTAACAATATGTGTAGCATCTCAAAAAGCCAAGACCGGCCAAGAAAGTGAGAAACATGGCCAAGGACGGCATTTTCTAGTAAACGGCTCCCGTGAAGTCGAGATGAAGCCGGGAGTCTGTTTTAAGACCCGTCCAGGCCGTCATGGACATGGGCGGCCCACACGATAAAAGGTCCGACTTTGAGAGATTGCTATTCGTCGgagccatcaaggttcgGGACGTCTAGGTTGGGCATGTTGTTGTTCAAGTTGTTGTCGAGAGTTGGTGGTATTTTgaatatcatcatcatcatcatcatcattttcatcatcatcatcatcatcatccatttTGGTACTTCAGACGGTTTctcacaaaaaaaaaaagccatgGATGACGGAGTTATGATCTGCGATAAACTGTGTTCCtcgtgtttttttttgttcatttttttttttctccgcTTCATCTACATGCTAAAATTTCCGCTCGACGAATCGACTACGACGGACACAACACCACGCGCCATTCTCCTATCTTTTTGGGAGACAGCAAATCTCCTCTTGGCATCCTCGAGAATAGACACAGATACCGCAGATCACAAGAGTGGACCATCGGACCCCGGGAGTCGAACCCCCTTGCCGCCCCCACCACTGCCCCCTAAGCGCGATCTTCAAAGCCAGAGACAGGGTGCTGCGTAGCAGTAGACAAGGCACGGGTGTTGTATTCCCTGCACACAACTGCCGCTTCTTGTCTGGCCACTCGCAGAACACCATCTAAGAGATAATGGATATCCTTCTTGGCATATGTCCCTGTTTACGAATCCATCCCTCCGCGGCGGTGCAGGATTTCCGAGATGAATTCACCAGACCAGACATCAGTTTCGGAACGAGTCAGGTCAGGTcgaggagggaaaggaaaagaaaaggaagaaatggAAAAAAAGCCACAGAAGGGCACCGTCTCAAGACGACGATATACTTTTCTCTTATAAGATCCCAGCCAACTCAAAACTGTAGCTGGGATCAGATATCAAGACCCCCGACACTCTAGGTATACCCAAGCAAGATTAACAAAAGCGGTCTGAGCCCGGAATAGATGGCCAGACTAACCACCATTTCGTGTATTTTCACTAGCAGGCAACAGTCCAACAGTGTGGATCGCTCGAGAAAAGGCCCAACTTCCCCCGACTTGTCTCGCCTCCTGGTTCGTCATTCCCTGCTACCATTCTGAAGCATCCCTATCATACACTGCATCTGCCAAGGTCCGCCCAGACATCTGGCGAACATCATGAGCATCGACAGCCTCGCGATGGACCCCTTGGCAAATATAGATCGACCAACCCAGCTTGAAACGTTTGGGCGACAGTTGACGCTTGCGAATCCTGGAGAGATTCGGGGGATGCGCCTCAGGGACTACAGGGGCCCACCCGGTGTGTGTTGCGTACGTGCGTGCTGTGCAGTCCGTCTGATGTGATGAGAAGGGGGTCTGGCGTCCAAGGTTGGAGAAGGAATCATGGAGATCATGGAGTCCCTGGAGAACCTTAAAAGTAGACTGTCTCGACGCTCGGTTCTCTGACAATCCCCCCCCATCCTCATCAGCTTCATTCGCTTCGACCAGCAGTTTTGTCTCCATCTTGATATATCAAGCCCATGATTCGACAGTAACCGACAGTAGCCAAAAGACTTCCCTTACCCTCACTTGGACGCTCGGTCTGATCTGAAGTTTTTGGGTTGTCCATTTCGCTTGAACCACCGACTCCTTCATATCATTCGCGAATCCACGATACACCCCACGATCTCGAATCTAGAATCACACCTTTCCCACACAGTTTACACATTGCCGTGTCTTCCGTGGAGCAACACAAACAAGCAGACAGATAGACGACATCATGATGGGACAGTCCACCAACATGGGCAGCCAGCCTCCCATGCCGCCTCCTGTGCAGACGGGAACGCACGTCATCATCCATGACACCACATACAACCAGAACCAACAGTCGCCaacacaacatcaacaacaaaacaGGCTCAACCCAGTCGACACCTCCTTTCTCGGCTCCCACTCCCGGCAGTCCTCCTCCGCAACCGTAACCGGTGACGATTCTGACCCATCCCGCGCCTTCGGCACCTACGCCGGGACACCAAAGGGTGAGTATGAGAAGAAGGGCCGCTCAACCGATTACCTCTCCGGCCCCACCGGCGACAACTCCCTCAACACCTCGGCCGCCTCCTCCCGGTTAGCCCTCAACTCCAACAACGAGAAGTCCAACCACGATGGCCACATGTCCGGCGGCgccggccaccaccaccgccgctccgcctccccctcttcctcctcctccgattCCGACTCCGACCTGGAAGGTGCCGGCGGCCACATGCAGAAAGGCCATCACAACATAGACCCCTACGATCCTTCCCGCCCAAAGCTACCACTCAAAGCGCGGCTAAAACACTTCACCTGGGCCTGGTACACCCTCTGCATGTCCACCGGCGGTCTCTCCCTCTTGATCGCCGCGCAACCACACACCTTCCCCGGCCTGCGCCAGATCGGCATGACCGTatacatcatcaacatcatcatcttcgtcctcctgACCTCCCTCCAAATCACCCGCTTCATGCTCCACGCCGGCTCCTTCAAAGCCAGCCTCACGCACCCGCGCgaaggcttcttcttccccaccttcttcctcagCATCGCCACTCTAATCACCTCGACCCAAAAGTACGGCACCCCTCCCGACAGCGAACCCAGCCAGGACCTCGTCTGGGTTTTGCACATTGCCTTCTGGATCTACCTCATCCTCGCCACCGCCGTCGCCATCGGGCAatactccttcctcttcagccAAAAACGCTCCTTCTCCCTAGCCACCATGATGCCCACCTGGATCCTGCCCATCTTCCCCATCATGCTCTCGGGCACCATCGCGGCCGTCATCTCCCCCTTCCAGCCCCCGCACCGcgccatcgtcgtcatctgcGCCGGCCTCACCTGCCAGGGCCTCGGCGCCGCCGTGGCGTTCATGATGTACGCACACATGGTCGGCCGTCTCATGTCCGTCGGTCTTCCCGACCGCGAACACCGTCCCGGCCTGTTCATGTGCGTTGGCCCGCCGTCCTTCACTGCTTTGGCATTCATCGGCATGGCGCAGGGCTTGCCGCGGGACTTTGATCACGACATGGACGGGTTCATCGACGCAGGCATGATTCGCACCATGGCTGTCATTGGCGCCGTGTTTCTCTGGGCGTTAGCGTTCTGGTGGTTCTTTATTGGTGTGTTGGCTGTGTTGGCGAGCAGACCCAAGTATTTCCATTTGGGATGGTGGGCCAGTGTTTTCCCCAACACGGGATTCACGTTGGCGACGATTAGTATTGGAAATGCCTTTCAAAGCGATGCGGTGCTGTGGGTGGGCACGGGCATGAGTTTGTGTTTGTTGGGGACGTATTTGTTTGTGTTGGGCAACCATGTgcgggcggtggtggtgcaggaTATTTGTTATCCGGGGAGGGATGAGGATGTGGAGGATCATTAGATCGTTcgtctgtttgtttgtttttgttttggttTGGTTTCTTGAATATTTGGCAAGCGATTGATATGCTTCGTTCTGTGATTTAGATTTCGTGGGAGTTAAAAGGTGGCCGGGCGGCAAGCGATGATTGGCGATCaaacttctttattttccATTTCATTTCATCTCTGATTCTTACCATAGACTTCGAGCTGGACTTGCCGTTCTTCATTGTGTTCTTTTTTTGTATGGGCATGGCATGGCTTGATAATACCACTAccacggacggacggacgctTAGATGTTGGATAATATACTCCGacgatggagagagagagagacagacTTAGATGTTAGATTTCATCAGAACTCGGCCAATGGGAAAGACAAGAAGACTTTTTATGATAACAATTCAGCCTCTTCCAGTCTTGTGTTGATTGGCCATTGTGAATGAAATGAAATTGAATGAGTAGGTACTTACACCAATAGCAAATGACGGAGTGCCATCTCTTCTCTCTCGCGCCAATGCGCAAAACAACAACGCAACGCAAGTGTCTAGCAACCGCAGACTGCAAGTAACAAATCAATATGCTTTTATGCTACGCTATGTCAATACTCTTAACATATACAACAAGTCCAGTTTGGTATCATTGGCCTTCTCTCGCTGTTTTCATCTTTACCTCCCGCTTTACTTTACCCTTctgcttttcttcctctcttttcagaatctctccatctctcttccttcttcacacTGACAAGGTATCCTCATCACCGCCCTCCAACAGCCATCCCAGCTCTCCATCCACCCCTCGTCCCCCTTCCAAGTCCCCTCTGCGGCATCCCACCTCCGTAATTCTGCAGCCGCTCCCCAATGAGATACGCCTCATCCCtgatcctcatcttccaactCTGGAACACACCCAGCAGGCCCcacaccgccgccgcagccaacaacaacagtgcTGTAAGCGGGAAGCTGCGCCGGTAGATGAGCACGACGTAGGCGTCGTAGAGAGTCTGGTCCACCACGCCGTCGACGTTGACGGCTTGAGGATGGCGGAGAGTCAAGGTCTCTGCCAGGCTCCAGGAGATCATAAACTTGGCGAAGAGGGTAGGAATAGCCATAGCAACGGTCCAGAGGAGGATGGCAGGGATGACGAAAGCGCGAGTCAAGACCCCGGCGTTGGGGTTGAACCAGCCACGGCGCAGCACGGCCTTGGTAGCGAGGGCCAGACGGCTGCCGCTGAACCAGGTGGTGATTCCCCTTACCGAAAGCTTCAAGTACAAAAGACCAATGGTCCAGGACTGCATGACGCGGATGGTGTGGCGCGGGTTGAGAGCGGCCGCGTGTTGGATGGTGACCTGCTTGATGTCTTGGGCGATGGGGACGCTGTACATGAATTCGTGCAGGGGCATCATGATGTAGAGCTCGGCGACGGAGGCGATCATGAGGGGGAAGACGACCAGGAGGAAGGCGTAGGAGTAGATAATCTTGGCGATGCGGGTGATGATAGCCAGGCTGCGGCGGACTGCGCCGTTGTTAAAGACTGACGCGATAGTCGCGGCGACCCTGATCTTGGCAGTCTGAGAAAGGGACCGGATGTTGATGAGCGCGTAAACAATCACCCCCAGGACGTGGATGCCGATGCCGAAGGCGTAAATGTCATTTGTCCTTACGCCCTCCGGAATCAAGAGTTTGAACATCCAGCGGCCAAAGACCAAGGGGATAATCGTAATGCCGACGCCCGTAGCGGCGGCAAACAACCAGATGAGgagaatgaagaagaagatgcggATTCGGAAGTGCGGTGGGACATAGACCAGGCGGTACTGCGTGGTCGAGTAAAGGTCGGTCTCGGGTGCATCAGGCTTGCCGTCAAGTCTCTCATTCCTCTCCGTCACCTCAAGAAACACCGTCTTGCCCTTGGGAATCTTGACCTGGTCAGATGCCGGAGCGCGAACGAAGCGGCCATCAGGAATCAGTTGCTTGGTATTGACCAAGTAATCCTTGAAGCCTTCTTCAGGAGACAGTTTCCTGGTAGCAGCCTCAGCCTCAGACGGCACATACCCTCGGATATTCGGTGATTCAGGTTCGGACTCGGAAGTCTCAGCCTTGGTGCTTTCGGCCAGGAACTTGGGCTTCCACGGTCTCACAATCCCATTAGACTCATCCAATTGAAGGAACATAGCCTGCCACCATGATACCTGGGCATCGGGGCCTCTCTCAATCATGCGCAGACGGCCTTCTTCATCTGCCTTGCGCTCCCCGAACAGAAACCAAGTAATTCGCAAGCACCGGCCGCAAGTGCGGAACCACCAAGTGTACATAGCATGAAGTCCATCACCAGGCTTGAAGAACTTGACGGCCAAGGGCATCAGGAAGTTGTAAAAGAGAAGATCAAGCGGGAACTCGAGCACTGGCTCGTTGGACGAGTAGTGAATCGGCAGGACATTGGGCAAAGAGAGCGCCAACCCCCAGACCACAGCACCCAGACAGATTATGACAAGCGCCCCGTAGACGAGAGCAGAGAAGGCAATCTTCCGTAACTGGGTCGTGACGTTGCGCTCCAGTACGTCGCGTACCGGGTGGAACTCGGGATCGTCTGGGTCGCGGATGAAGTAGAGAACTCCACGGCGCATGATCTTGCGGCACATAGAGACGAACAGCGCAAAGTGGAACATGTAAGCCGTACCCACGAACCAGTGGACGAAGATCGATGTCATGGGGAAGTTGAGGGTGAATTGAAGGCGAGACATGAGGGTGGCATTTTCGAACAAGGGCAAGAGTGCAATGTCCAAAAGCATGCCGCAGTAAAGCGGGAAGACGAGCATCTCGATGCCAATAATAAGGATGACCTTCATCACACCGCTTGCCTGGTTGAGTGCGTCAATAAGAGCTGCCTCCCATTCCTGTCCGGTTGGGCTGGAGGATATGGGTCCGCCATGACGCAGGTACAAGACCGCCGCAAGGTAAATTGTGAGGTAGCCAGCCAGGATTGCCCAGAATCTGTCTGTGCCATTCCAGTATGCCAACGCCGGGTCGATGGTATGACTCGCGTCAGGGAAGTTGACATTGATGACCAGGTTAGGCTTCAATAAGGCAGTCGGCAGAGTCTTGAGTGCGCCCAACGCGAATGTAGTCGCGTTGCTCGCAGCAGAGAGCACAATAGGAGCTTTGGTAGAGTAATCCCCtccaaaaagaaagacaagcgCGGAGCCCAGGGCGGCAAAGCCGGAAAAGACTTGCCCCTTGACCGACAATAAGGCTTCATGACTAACCGCAGAAAAGGTATGAATCTCTGACATGGATACGCGGCCGAGCTCGTTGATGACCGTGTGTCCAACTCGCCTAGCGGCGTTGGTCATTTCAATATGTGGTTCGAGAATCGCTGCAGCGTGGCGGCTACCGAAGAGGAGCTTCGTGGCCAGGCGAGCCACACCACCCAGCCCTAGACTGGGATGCACCAGAGATAGCGCGTGGGAAACGAGCCCGAAGGCAATGACAACCATGTCCTGAATGAACCTGCACAGACTGTAGAGAATCCAGACTGGACGCATAGGCTTCGCAATGAACCACAGCGAATAGCGACCGATGTTGTATGGAATGAACAGTCCGAGAAAAATGGTAGCTGACACGAGCAGGACGCAGAAGATGGCGTTTTGGAATAGGCCAGCCAGAGGCCCGCGCATGCCAAGAAGCTCCAGGACGCCTTCGAGGTCTTCGGCATCATCAATGGCGTCTTGTTCGAGGCCAATTGCTGCTGCGGCGTCATCATCCTGGTCCACGTCATCATCGTTGTCAAGTACAGGGTTATCGCGAACGTCCACGTTGTCTTCGTCGTCCCGTCTCATCAAAGCGTCAGCGATAATATCAATAGCATCCTGTTGCGCCTGATCGGCCTCAACGCCTTGCCACATGAAGTCGGTCACTCTAGGGACGAATCCACGAGGTTGAGGAGCTTGTGCGGGGCTATCTGCCGTGATCTCGTCGAGATTGGGCCAGGATACATCGGTCAATGCTTGTGGTTCCGCCTGACGCTCTGGGTTAAGGTTGGTTCCCCAGTGTTCTGCTTCCGTGGGCTGTCCGATGTGTACACGGGCATCCGCGGCTGTCTCCCTATTGCCATCTTGGCTACGATTCTCCTGGAATGACTCGGATTCTGCTGGACCGGCCAGTGAAGCGAGCAAGGGTTCGACCTCGGTGTTGGAAGAATCATTGTCATTAGTGAGATCTGGGGGCGTTGCAATAACCTGAGAGGCCTTTTCTTCCGTGCATGAACTGTTTGGGTCATCTTCTGGCAAGTCGCTGAAAGACCAGCTGTTGCTTCCCAGAGGATTGGTGTACGTTCTGATTTCAGGCCCATCTGTATTGGCGCGAGGCCTGGCCAAAGAAGCGAGAATCTCGGAGTCCGACTCGGTGTCAGAATCATCAGTCGCAacgcccttgcccttgtcccTGGAACCATCTCCGGCTTTTTCACCCTGAtggtcatcttcttccaaaGGATAGCGCCAGTCATCAAACGGATCGGGTCGTGGAGCGGCAGGAGTGCTGTCCATCTCCAAGTTGTGGCCTGACGGTCTCGCTGCCGCGCTAGTACTGGATTCCGCCGCGGAAGAGTTGAGGCCATCATTGTAATTCGCCTGAACTCGGGCGGCGCGCTCCTTCATGGTCTTGGTAAGCGCTATCCAGTAAGCCAACCTTTCCTCCAAACCACGCTCCTGGGCCAGCTCCACGATTCTGTCTGGGTTTCCGCCGGCCTCTCTGTAAAGATTGAGGTACTCATCTATGGTTGATGAGTCCGATTCTCCGAGTTCTCTCTCCAAGTCCGAAGCATAAGGATTGTTGACGGGTTGCCTGTCAGGCGGGGGTCTAGGCTGGGGAGGCTGAGCATCCCAGGCATGTTCGTCGTCAGTACCtgcatcctcctcttctccttcttcttcgccgagGCCGCCGTCAAGTTCACCGTTCAAGGCAGGGCCGGGA
Proteins encoded in this region:
- a CDS encoding RING finger membrane protein, with translation MGDANPADPTALPGFGQDQPDPVRFPNTRLRNSRSASISTWTTTSGGGHSHTHSQPHNNPRESEQCRICRGDASPDDPLYHPCKCSGSIKWVHQECLMQWLAQTQRKHCELCKTPFRFTKLYDPDMPRTVPAHIFVAHMFKYSVRKLLAWARAALVVSVWLGWLPYFMRSVWALLFWLCEEGWGGPAVFSRSQNTSSSNGFSVRAYGTTVCPASPLFVANTSPASMGAVLGRLPLNSTQFVNSLAGASSGAGHSFLSLLLRTVFGSSGIVDRPSPPLKEIPSQLANNVTATLYIDQAASPYSNASLVHSPSLLSEVGFLRNLTRNPTVNNNIIAVLEGQIITVLVVVCFILIILVRDYVVQQQPEINERAAFANLQNVQPQVAPLNVPGPALNGELDGGLGEEEGEEEDAGTDDEHAWDAQPPQPRPPPDRQPVNNPYASDLERELGESDSSTIDEYLNLYREAGGNPDRIVELAQERGLEERLAYWIALTKTMKERAARVQANYNDGLNSSAAESSTSAAARPSGHNLEMDSTPAAPRPDPFDDWRYPLEEDDHQGEKAGDGSRDKGKGVATDDSDTESDSEILASLARPRANTDGPEIRTYTNPLGSNSWSFSDLPEDDPNSSCTEEKASQVIATPPDLTNDNDSSNTEVEPLLASLAGPAESESFQENRSQDGNRETAADARVHIGQPTEAEHWGTNLNPERQAEPQALTDVSWPNLDEITADSPAQAPQPRGFVPRVTDFMWQGVEADQAQQDAIDIIADALMRRDDEDNVDVRDNPVLDNDDDVDQDDDAAAAIGLEQDAIDDAEDLEGVLELLGMRGPLAGLFQNAIFCVLLVSATIFLGLFIPYNIGRYSLWFIAKPMRPVWILYSLCRFIQDMVVIAFGLVSHALSLVHPSLGLGGVARLATKLLFGSRHAAAILEPHIEMTNAARRVGHTVINELGRVSMSEIHTFSAVSHEALLSVKGQVFSGFAALGSALVFLFGGDYSTKAPIVLSAASNATTFALGALKTLPTALLKPNLVINVNFPDASHTIDPALAYWNGTDRFWAILAGYLTIYLAAVLYLRHGGPISSSPTGQEWEAALIDALNQASGVMKVILIIGIEMLVFPLYCGMLLDIALLPLFENATLMSRLQFTLNFPMTSIFVHWFVGTAYMFHFALFVSMCRKIMRRGVLYFIRDPDDPEFHPVRDVLERNVTTQLRKIAFSALVYGALVIICLGAVVWGLALSLPNVLPIHYSSNEPVLEFPLDLLFYNFLMPLAVKFFKPGDGLHAMYTWWFRTCGRCLRITWFLFGERKADEEGRLRMIERGPDAQVSWWQAMFLQLDESNGIVRPWKPKFLAESTKAETSESEPESPNIRGYVPSEAEAATRKLSPEEGFKDYLVNTKQLIPDGRFVRAPASDQVKIPKGKTVFLEVTERNERLDGKPDAPETDLYSTTQYRLVYVPPHFRIRIFFFILLIWLFAAATGVGITIIPLVFGRWMFKLLIPEGVRTNDIYAFGIGIHVLGVIVYALINIRSLSQTAKIRVAATIASVFNNGAVRRSLAIITRIAKIIYSYAFLLVVFPLMIASVAELYIMMPLHEFMYSVPIAQDIKQVTIQHAAALNPRHTIRVMQSWTIGLLYLKLSVRGITTWFSGSRLALATKAVLRRGWFNPNAGVLTRAFVIPAILLWTVAMAIPTLFAKFMISWSLAETLTLRHPQAVNVDGVVDQTLYDAYVVLIYRRSFPLTALLLLAAAAVWGLLGVFQSWKMRIRDEAYLIGERLQNYGGGMPQRGLGRGTRGGWRAGMAVGGR